From Triticum urartu cultivar G1812 chromosome 2, Tu2.1, whole genome shotgun sequence, a single genomic window includes:
- the LOC125540090 gene encoding glycine-rich cell wall structural protein-like encodes MASKGLLVFALLLAAAILVASTEQTQAKKEEKKAGVEGYGGGGGYPGGGGGGYPGHGGGGGGGYPGHGGGGGGGYPGHGGGGGGGYPGHGGGGGGGYPGHGGGGGGGYPGHGGGGGGGYPGGGGGGGGGYPGPGGGGGGSGCQWGCCGNGYHGCRCCARADEVPEPMYRAEVRN; translated from the exons ATGGCGTCCAAGGGTCTTCTTGTGTTTGCTCTCCTGCTTGCTGCTGCTATCCTCGTCGCCTCAACTGAACAAACTC AGGCCAAGAAGGAGGAGAAGAAAGCCGGTGTAGagggctacggcggcggcggcggctacccTGGAGGCGGCGGGGGAGGCTACCCAGGCCacggtggaggaggaggcggcggctaTCCAGGACACGgtggaggaggtggcggaggtTACCCAGGCCacggtggaggaggcggcggcggctacccaggccacggtggaggaggcggcggcgggtaCCCGGGCCACGGTGGAGGAGGTGGCGGTGGCTACCCGGGCCACGgtggaggaggcggtggcggctacccaggcggtggtggtggcggcggcggcggctaccccggacccggcggaggcggcggcggcagtggaTGTCAATGGGGCTGCTGCGGTAACGGGTACCATGGGTGCCGCTGCTGTGCGCGCGCGGACGAGGTCCCGGAGCCCATGTACCGCGCGGAGGTCCGCAACTGA
- the LOC125534326 gene encoding WUSCHEL-related homeobox 4-like, producing the protein MKVHHSHVASYLEKAASASSSPATAPSTSPPSELFPFGAFQCLRPLAPKISLPDQPKKLVAPPDVLGRVRSATKLLSCTVRNHTVQVPVGGTTRWNPSAEQIKVLEALYRGGMRTPNSAQIERITEELGRHGRIEGKNVFYWFQNHKARERQKQKRAALLTLSTLDSSSLPATATKDGAGDKKEACDDAVTSCKRQCRTWGDGHGDAAAEVAAEGCTENVTLELFPLRPQGKAA; encoded by the exons ATGAAGGTTCACCATTCTCATGTGGCCTCCTACCTGGAGAAAGCGGCCTCGGCGTCTTCGTCTCCAGCTACTGCACCGTCCACCTCTCCTCCCTCGGAGCTGTTCCCTTTCGGCGCCTTCCAATGCCTCCGGCCGCTGGCGCCCAAGATCTCCCTCCCGGACCAGCCGAAGAAGCTCGTCGCGCCGCCGGACGTCCTCGGCCGCGTCAGGAGCGCCACCAAGCTGCTCAGCTGCACCGTCAGAAACCATACC GTGCAAGTGCCGGTGGGAGGGACGACGCGGTGGAACCCGTCGGCGGAGCAGATCAAGGTGCTGGAGGCGCTGTACCGTGGCGGTATGCGCACCCCGAACTCGGCCCAGATCGAGCGCATCACGGAGGAGCTCGGCCGGCATGGCCGGATCGAGGGCAAGAACGTCTTCTACTGGTTCCAGAACCACAAGGCCCGGGAGCGGCAGAAGCAGAAGCGCGCCGCCCTCCTCACCCTCAGCACCCTCGACTCTTCCTCCCTGCCTGCAACGGCGACCAAG GATGGAGCCGGTGATAAGAAGGAAGCTTGCGACGATGCCGTGACGAGCTGCAAGCGGCAGTGCAGGACGTGGGGCGATGGGCATGGCGATGCTGCGGCGGAGGTGGCCGCCGAGGGCTGCACGGAGAATGTCACCCTGGAGCTCTTCCCGTTGCGTCCGCAGGGGAAAGCTGCGTAG